The genomic window GGAAACGGCACCGTCACCGATCTCGCCCAAACGCTCTTGGAGCGACTGAACATCCCGGAAGTGCACCTGCCAAGAATCGACGTGCCGAACACGGCCCCCGCCACCTCGCAGGACGTGTACGCAGCCTTCCAGGCAGCATTCACGGGAGAAAAACTCGTGCAGCAGACGGCGACGGCGCTCACCGCCGCATACGAAGCGTTCAAGCCGCTGGTGCAGCAGAAGTACCCGGACAACCCCTTCGCCGATTTCACCGGCCGCTTCGGGTCCCTGGACAACACGCCAGGCTCCACGGCACAGGTCAAATTCCTGCAGTACTACTACGATTTCTTCGACGACATCTCGAAGGGGCTGCGCGACCTCACCCTTGCGGGCGCTGAGCTTTTCGCGGTCTGCTGCCCGCCCGAAGGTCTCTTCCCGCGCCACCTGATGCTCGGAGTCCTCTTCCCGAACCAGGTGAGCACGCCGGAGCTGTACCGGACCCCGTTCTGGCCTTCCCCTGCGCTCTCGGGCGGCGAGGAGCGTATCGTAGAACTGGAAGAACTCTTCGAGCGCCTCGTGGAGATGACCACGCGCTTCACCGATGCCCCGCCGCTCCCCCTTCCAGCTTTCTCGCGCCTCCCCTCGACCGACGGCTCGATCAGGATCACCCCGAGCAGGCTCGGCGACGCCCCCCTTTCCGGGAAGGCGATCCCCTATTACTACCTTTTCACCGGCACCCCGCCACTGTACCGGCTCTGGGACCCCGAGAAGACGCGGCGCAACCGCGCCAACCGGAACCTCGGCTACCGTTCCGACTCGTACCAGCCCCCTGCCCCCACCTTCGTGACGCAGGCGCTGCGCTACGATCTGGAGCCGAACAACTTCCTGCGCGTCGAGGGGCACCTCGGCAAGAACTACCAGCGCGTGATGACGACGCTCCTGACGCTCAAATCGCGCTACCGCCTCCCCATCGAGTTGATCGCGCTGCGCACCGGCGCCTTCGACGAGAAGGTGACCGTCGATCTCTCCAAAAACGGTTGCCGTTTCCAGGACCTGGAAACGCTCTACGAGAGCGTGAAGGCGGAATCGGCCTGCTTTCTCTGCGCCGAGTTGCGCTATTTTTACGCGCTACCCTTCGAGACCCGTTCCCCGGTCACCACCCCGGTCAAGCCGCAGCTCGCCGTACTCGCCAACTGCGCCCCCGATTTCCTGGTGCAGCCCCAGACGCTGGGACGGCTCTTCGAAGACTTCCTGGCGAACCAGCCAGGCGGGGCAGTCCCGGAGATCGATCCGAACGTCATCATCAACTTCCTGAACAGCCAGAACGCGGGACAGTCAAACCTGATCATCTTCTACGTCATCGCCTGCGTGGCGAAGCTTTTCGAGCAGTACGCGGCGACGCTCGCCGAGCTTGACTACACGTCCTTCGAAAAGCGTTACCAGGATCTTTTGCGGGTGACCGAGGCGGTGGAGAAGGAACGGGAGGACGCGGCCGGAGCCATCGAAGGAACCATCAACCTGCTCCGCTGGGAGGAGCTTGACGACCGGCTCGAGGCGATCCTGTACCACTGCCGCCTGGATGTAGTAAAGGCGCTGGAGGGAGAGTTCCAGGACCGGCTGAGGGAGGTGAAGCAGAGGCTCTACCTCGGAACTTTCCTGCGCGATCACCCCGGCATCCAACATAAAGCCGGGGTTCCGTTAGGTGGCACCTTCATCGTCGTCTATCACGAAGAACCGGCGAGGGTGCTCAAGCCCGGAGGCGGGAGCGACCTCGGCGGCCTCAGGGACCGCTTCCGCTTCGACGGACGCGTGGCATCCGAGGGCGTTACCGGCAGAACGGGACCCCTAGCACCTTCGGGAACGGCCACCATCTGCGCCGACGTGGAGCCCGCCGCCATGATGGACGCCTTCACCCGGATGGCAAGCAAGCCCGAGCTCGCAGCGGACCCTGACGTACGGCTCGTGCTGGGGGCTTTCACGGGACGCGTGCCGGACCTTGGTGTGACGCGCCCGCCGCGGACCGGCGCCGAAGACATCATCGAACAGACGGTACGGGAGCTGGAGGACGGCGCAGTTATCGCCGACTTCTACCTCCCTTATCTCTGCTGCTCGGACTGCGCACCCGTACAGTTCGTGCTTCCCACGCCGCCGCTAAGCTTCACCGTGCAGACCGGCTGTACCAACGCCAACAACCAGGCCGAGGTGACCATCACCCCCGAAGGGGGAACGGCGCCCTACAGCGTGAAGGTGGACCAACAGGACTTCACGCCGCTGAACGGTGTGCTTGCCCTCTCCGCTGGAACCCACGTCATCTCGATACGCGACCAGGAGGCAACGGTCTCCGCGCCGCAGACGGTATCGATCCCGGCGCAACTCGTCCTCGGGGAGCCGCGTTTCGACTGCATCGGCGACACCGGAACTTACGTCGCCGTCCTGGACATAAAGGGCGGCACCCCCCCTTACACGCCGAACCGCGGCTCGGTCAACGGGACGGTTTATTCCAGCGGCAACCTCCCCGGCGACACCGACGTCGAGATCGTCATCACCGATGCACGCAACTGCAGCGCCTCGGCCACCCTCAGGCACACCTGCACCCAGCCGCTCGCCTTCAGCGCCACGGTCGGCTGTACCGGCCCGGACAACCAGGCGCCGGTCCAGGTGAAAGTGACCGGCGGGACCGCGCCGTACAACGTGCAGGTCGACACCGCGCCCCCCGCTCCGGCAAACCAGGCGTTGAAACTGAGCGTCGGCGGGCACAGCATCATCGTGCATGACGCCGCCGGGGGAGCAACCGCGCCGCAGACCATTGTGGTGCCGCCGCCTCTCGTACTTCGGGAAACCGATTTCAGTTGCGAAGGGAATACGAGCTACCGCTCCTTCATCCGCATCGAAGGAGGGACGCCCCCCTTCACGGCGAACGACAAGCCGGTCACCGGGAATTTCTTCAACACCGATCCCATCCCGAGCGGAAGCAGTTTCTCTGTTACCGTTGCCGACCACAACAACTGCACCGCGTCGCTCCAGGTGCAGCACAACTGCGAACAGGCCTGCGACCTTCCTTGCGGCGGCCTGTCGCGGCGCTGTGCCTACCGGCTCTGGATTCAGCCCCCCTTCCAGGACGCGCGCTACGAGAGCTATCGACAGGAGCGCGAGGTGCGGCTGCGGTTCAACGGTCGGGACATCACCCTGCGCGCCGACGGGCTCCCCATACCGGACGCAGGCCAGTTGAACGAGAGCTTCAACGATGCCGTCGGGCGCTACGTGAAGGCGTTGAATGAGGTGGTAGATCATGCCCTGGTCGAGCAGGCGGGGGCGGCACCGGGACGTCTGGTCTTCAGCTTCCAGCCCGACGATGCCCTCCCCTTCGCCGTGCTCTTCATCGAGTACTTCACCTGCGACAGCTTCAACCTCGAGTTCCGTTTCAGCTTCGCCAGGCCGAACCCGGCCTTCTCGATGGTGATCCGTTACACCAACGAGCCGGCACCGACCGGCGCGCCCTTCGACGGCGCCGTCTTCATCAACCAGCGCCTGAACAACAAGGAGACCAGGGTTCCCTCCTTCGACTGCAGCGAGCGCAACCAGTGCACACACACCGACTACCATAAGCTCTGCGAAGGGCCGCAACCGGAACTGGACATGAATGTGGAGCGCGCGGCGGAGAACAGTTTGCGGCTGGCGGGAAAGGTGGGGAACCTGCCGAGAGAGGAAGTAGCCGCCTGGGTGTGGGACCTGCCGCTCGCGAACAGCAGCGAGCCCTTCTACGAAGGGGAGCAGGTCGAAGCCCAGGTGCAGCGTCCTACCGGCCCCGTGCAGTTTGCCGCGATAACCCGCAAGGGGTGCTTCGGGGCGGCTAGGAAAGAGCTTTAAGCAGCCTCAACGTCAGACCAGTCAGACCCGTCTGACTAGTCCGACAGGTCCGACTGTCCGACAAAACTGGAGCCCCAAATGCCGCACGTTATCCGCAAAAAGCGCCTCCACGTCGAGTTCGACGGCCCCGAGTCCGAGGTCTCGGCGCTGCAGCGCCGCCTGGAGCGCTTCTGCTACGACTGCCTCGTGCCGGTGATGGAGGTGGCCCTGAACGGGCAGATCCCGGAAGACGAACACCTTCTCATGGAGGAGGTCGTCATCGACGCCGGGACCATTCCGCTTGACCGCATGGAGCTGGACCTCACCGGCACGGTCCAGGAAGGGCTCAGGCAGGCGCTCCGCGAGGAGTTGCTCGCCCCACGCACCGGTTCGCGACGCAGGAACAACCTGCAGGCAATGACCGAGGTATTTCTCCATTTCCTCGAGTACGGCTCGCTCCCTTGGTGGTTTCAACTGCCGGCAGGCAGGGACCTGCAGCAGGTGCTTCTGGAACGCTGGCAAGACCCGAAACTCCCGGCTGGGGCGGTAAGCCTCGTGCTCGAGGATGCCTTGGTAACCCTGCGCAGGGAGGAGGCACGTACGAGGCTCGTGCTGCAGTTCTCCGAGACGTTTTGTTCCTTTTTGCTGTCGCTGGTCGCCCCGTCCGCCGCGCTGCGGGTGCAGGCGGTGCTGGACGGTCTTGAGGGGACGGGGGCGCCGGCCGAGCGGCTCCTACCGATGCGCAGGAAACTCTGGGATCACGCATTCGCCGCAGCTGCGAGCCATTGCGGAGTAACGGAACGGGAGCTGGTGAGACATGCCTGGTTCGAATCCCCGTGCGCCCTGCGCGCAACCCCAGGATTGGCCGCCGCACTGGAGCGGCAATGGCCGGAAGTGACGCAGCGGGACAAAAAAGGACCGCGTGCGCCCAGCGAAGGCGAGTCAGCCGCACCGCTGGACAAGAATACATCCACACCCGCGCGTACACCGAAAGCGATACGGCAAGACCAAGAAGCCATTGAGGAGCTCTACATCGATCACGCAGGGCTCGTGCTTCTGCACCCGTACTTGCCGCAACTTTTCGAGTCACAGCAGATAGCTAAGGGAAACCGTATCATCGACCAGGAGCGCTGCCTGGCCATGCTGCACTATCTAGCTGCCGGGGATGTCGACCAACCGGAGCATCTGCTTGTTTTGCCGAAACTGCTGTGCAACATCCCGCTCCATGTTCCGGCCGCGAAAGACACCGAACTGAGCGATGAGGAACGCGAGGAGTGCGACGCCCTCCTCTACGTCATGCTCCAGCACTGGGGGGCCCTGCGCAACAGTTCAGCGGACGGGCTGCGCGGCTCCTTCCTGATGCGCCAGGCCAAGCTAACCATGTGCGAAAACGACGAGTGGCTGCTGCAGGTCGAGAGAAACAGCTACGACATACTGCTGGACCAACTCCCTTACAGCATCTCGATGGTCAAACTCCCATGGATGGAAAAGCTCTTGTGGGTGCAGTGGGACTAGGAGTGCGGCGATGAAATCGTGCGCGGAAAAATCTTCCTCTGCTTCGACCGCTTCGGCTCAAGTCGCCAGAGAGCCGTTTCTTTCCCCTGCCGTGCAGAGGAAGATGACGGTCAGCAAGCCGGGCGACAAGCTCGAGCAGCAAGCGGACCGGACCGCGGACCAGGTCATGCGCATGACCGCTCCGGGAGGCCCGAAGGAAGAAATCCCCAGGCAACAGGAGCCTCTCCAGCGCCAGGAAGATCGTCTCCAAAAGCAGGGAAACGAGGAGAAAGTACGGCGGCTTCCTGACGAGCGCCTGCAGCGGCAGGAGGAACGCCTTCAGAAACAGGGTACTGAGGAGCGTCTGCAGAAGCAGCAGGATGACAAGCCCCAGCGTGAACAGGATCGTCTTTCCCGGCAGGGGAACGAAGAGAAGCTGAGACGCAAGGAGGACGAAAAGCTCGGCAAGGAGGGGGCGGATAAGGACAACGTCCAGCGCGCCGAGGCCGGTGCCCCTCCTGCGGTCGGCGAGGCGACCCAGTCCGCAGTTAAAAGCGGGGCATCCGGCGGGCGCCCGTTGGCAAGCGAGGTGCGGGATTTCATGGAGCCGCGCTTCGGCAGCGACTTCGGCGCGGTCCGTGTCCATGACGACGAGCACTCCGCCCGGCTCTCGAATGACCTGTCCGCCCGCGCCTTCACCTATGGAAACCACGTCTTCTTCTCCCGAGACGCCTACCAGCCGGGCACGAGCGATGGGAAACGGCTCTTAGCCCACGAACTGGCCCACACCGTACAACAGGGCGAGGGGGTCGCCCGCCAGGGGAACCCGCACAAGGAAAAGCGCGACGAGTCCCGAATCATGCGGGCACCCACCCCCGCTCCCCCAAAGGCCGCGCCTGCGGCAGATGCGGGTCCGGTTAGTTCCGAAGTGGTGGATCTATCCTCCTCCATCTTCGCCCCCTCGCAAAAGGTTAAAGACGAGATCGAGGCTTCCAAGTACAAGGGCCTGGAAGTACGAGTGATCGTGAAGGGATTGACCGCCGAGGGACGGGTCAAGGTCCGCATGGACAGCAAGAAGAATCTCGACTCGGTCGGCAAGGGGACCATGCCCCTGCAAAACCCGTGGACCGACCAGATCGGCGGGATGCACATCAACTTCAACATCAAGAACAACGAGGTGACCGGCGGCTACGCGTCGCTGAAACCAAAGGGGGGCGACACCAACGACTGGCTGCGGGCGCTGCAGAAAAACGCGGAGCTGCTGGGAGGGCTCGGCCTCAAGGTCGAAAGGCTCCCGAAACCAAAGAACACCTTCGAGTCGGGAAAGCTCACCCTGGGTGTCGAAAACCTGAAGGTGGAAATCGGCGGGTTCCTGGACGCCGACTTCAACATCCTGGTGGAAAACGTCGCCAAGCCGAAAATAGACGCCTCCGCCACCGTCGACGTGAAGGGGATGGTGAAGGGGGACCTCAAGGTGGACAACACCAAGGGGCCCCTCACCGGCCAGCTCACCCTGGCGGTCAGCCACAAGTCCTTCTCCGGTTCCGCGACGGTCACCTACAAGCCGGACGGCAGCGTCGACATCGGCGGCAAGGCGGCCTACAACGCGGACAAGCTCTCCGGCGAGGTCTCTTTCATCGCCACCGACCTCGACTCGGCGAACAAGTTCGCCAAGGACGCCATCGCCGCGGCAGGAGGCAAGGAGAACATCGAGGCGACCGGCCCTCCCCCGCCGATACCTGCGCCGAAACCTGAGAAGAAAAACCGCGCCATCGCCGCCACGGGGCAGTTGCAATTCCATCTTACCCAGTGGTTCGCCGGCACCGTCTGGGTCGTGGTAGACGGCCGCGGCCTGTTGACCGTGGTGAGCAAGATCGCGCCCCCCGGCGAGATCCCACTCTTCCCGCAGAAGAACTTCGACCGGGAGATCGTCAAGTTAGAGGCGAAGGCATATTACGGCATCCCCGTGGTCGGCAACCTGAACCTCTTCGCCAACATAAGCCTCTGGGCGCTGGCGCGGCTTGGCCCTGCCAAGATCTATAACATCGAGATCCTGGGGACCTACTCGACCGACCCGGAGGTCCAGAAGTTCATCCAGATCTCCGCCTCCTTCAACATCTCCGCCTATGCCGGTCTTAGACTGCGCGCCGAGGGGGGTGCCGGGATCGAGATCGCATCTCACGACCTGAAGTTCGGCGTAGGGATCCAGGTGGACGTGGGGCTCATGGCCTACGCCGACGCCCGCCCCACCATCGGCTATCGCGACCCCGGGGTTTTCTACGTCGGCGGCACGCTGGACATCGTCGCCCAGCCCATGCTCGACCTCGGCGGCGATTTCTTCATTGCTCTCGAAGCGCCATGGTGGTCGCCGATCTCGGACCATCGCTGGACCTGGCCACTTTTCTCGAAGCAGTGGCCCCTCTCCGACCCGGTCGGCATCAGCGCAGTGGTGAAGGAGTACGTGCTCGGCTCGGGCACCGTCCCGGAGATCGAACTGAAAAAGCCGGAGTTCGACCCGTCCAAGTTCATGACGAGCATGGTCGACGACAAGCTCCCCGAGAAGTCGGGCGCCAAGGGAAGCGGCAGCGGCACCTTCAAAGACGACGGGAGCATCCCGCCCCCCACCATCCCCCCGAAAAAACCGGCACCGAAGAAGCCGGAGGCTAAACCGACGAAGAAAGGAAAGACACCACCTGCCGGGACCAAATCGGCCAAACCGGACCCGAAGGCAGCCAAGGACCAGGAGACGGCGAAGATCTTCCAGGCTGCAGCGAAGCCCCTGGGCTCGCTCCGGTCGGGCGGCCCTTTCACCCGCGCCATGCTGGATGCGGAACTCGGCAAGATCAAGGGATCGGTGAAGGGGGTGACCTTCGACGTGCAGGCCAAGGGGGAAAACTGGTTGGTTACCCCGAAGGCGGGCGGGAAGAGCGCGAAACCGGTCCAACTGAAGGGAAAAGGGATCGACAAGGACGCCAAGGAGGGAAAAAAGGACGCGCGAAGCGATGCACAGAAGCAAGCCGACCTCGACGCGGCCCTCGCCGACGCCACAGCCCTTCTGGAGGACGAGAACAAGGACGCCGCTGAAATAAAGCAGGCGCTCCCGGCGATAAAGACGAAGTACCACCTGATCCTGATCGAACTGGTCGAAGCTGATGCGGACGAGGACGAGGTCTACGACAGCATACGCGCCACCGTCAACCCGACAAAGAGCGGCACGAAAAAGAAACGTCTCAGAAAGCACAAGTCGCAGTACGTTACGCGCAAGGGGCATCAGTACGTACTCAAGCCGGAATTCAGCACCAAGGAGTACATCCGCGACAGCTTCTACGCCAAGGGCTACCGCACCGACGTGTACGAATGGCGCGACGACCAGGTGAATGATCCCAAAAAGCTGAGACACCCGACCAAGCCCAATCTTTACAAGTGGAACAACAAGTGGTGGGACAAGACACTCAAGTACAAGGAGTCCCCCACCATCGACCACAAAAAGCAGGCTGTGGTCCAGCACTGGAATGAAACAGGGAGAACGACCTATCACAAAAAACGCCTAGATTACTTCAATGACATAAAGGGGATGGAGGTCGTTCCCTACAGCGAGAACAGTTCTATGGGGTCAAAGCTCCCCGACAGTTATTCAAAGCGAGTCACCATCAAATTCAGAGGTCCGGGAGAAGGGACATGAGCATGTTGTATCTGTGGCATCCGTCGGTAAGCGGGGACGGCAAGGTCCTCGATTGCATTCTGACGCGTGGGGATTCGGACCAGATCGGAGGCGGCTCGGAGCGCTTCGTGAGCGCGCTGGCTTCCACACTGGAGATTGGCACCATTCCGCTCAAGTGGTCGATAAAGCCTTACCGCTGCAACTTCTACAGCGAGTACTGGTCCGAGGGGGGATGGGAGTCGAGTTGGGACTTCATCTGGCGTGTGACCGTTCATTTCAAGGCCCAAGTGGCGATACGACCGCTGAAGCTGGGATATCTCGGGATCGACGATATCGACGACTATTCGCCGCTAGTGGAGAGCTACAAGTTCGAGCCCTTTTCGTGCCTGGTCGCCGGAAGCTTCGCCTCAGAAGAAAAGGCGCGGGAAACGGCGCGGCGCCTCGCTAACGATAAGGAATTGGTAGCGGCAAGAAAGAGTGCGGCGGCCCCGGACCCGGTCATACAGGTGGTCCGCGTCGATGAGAAAGCATTCCACCTGCGCGCGGCGCTAGGTTCCGGCGACGCCTCCTTTTTCCAGGGAGAGTACCCCGACCTCACGCTCTCCTTTCTCGAGGCCGCCGGGGCGGTGACTCATGTCCAAGGATAGGAAGGCTCAGCACCCAAGCGCGGAAGCGGCGAACCTCGGCCTCGCCCTGGACTGGATCGAGCAGCTGGTAACGGGCTATCTCGCCCTTCGTTTTGAGCGGGCCGAAAGCTTCGAGCCGCCTCCGCTCGAGTTCTGCAGCGAGGATTCGCCGCTGGAGCTCTTCATAAAGAGCCAGGACCCGGGCATGGAGGAATTCGCCGTGGTGATGATGGCGCTGGCACCCCACCTGCGCCCCGGCTTCTACAACAGGATACTCGCGCAGTTTCTTCCCGAGGGTGGCGAGGTGCACGAGTTCGGCGGGGCACGCGGCGCTGATCACCGGGCCATCCTCCCTACCGGGGAGACCGCCCAATTCATCCTCGCAGGCAATGACGTGCGCAAGAGGATCGAGGTGCAGCGCATGTTCGGCGCGGAGCACTGGTTCGCCAAGAAAAAGGTCGTCTGGCTCGACACGGTGCGTCCCGGCGAGCCGATGATGAGCGGGCGCCTTTGCATAGACCCGGAACTGGTGGAATGGGTGACCCTCGGCACGGTGGGAAAGCCGCGCTTCGGCATCGAGTTCCCGGCCCAGGCGATCGAGACGGAGATGGGATGGGAGGACCTGGTGCTGCACCCGGACACGCTGCGCCAGATCCGCGAGATCGAGAGCTGGGTCCGGCACAAGGACGTCCTCATGGAAGAATGGGGGATGAAGAAGAAGCTGGCGCACGGCTACCGCGCCTTCTTCCACGGCCCCCCCGGCACCGGCAAGACCCTGACTGCGACGCTGTTGGGAAAGTACACCGGACGGGACGTGTTCCGCATCGATCTGTCGCGGGTGGTTTCCAAGTACATCGGGGAGACCGAGAAGAACTTGGCCCTTTTGTTCGAGAAGGCCGAGTACAAGGAGTGGATCCTCTTTTTCGATGAAGCCGATGCCCTCTTCGGCAAGAGGACCGACGTTCGCGACGCCCACGACCGTTTCGCGAACCAGGAGATCTCCTACCTGTTGCAGCGCATCGAGCAGTACCGTGGGCTCGTGATCCTCGCAAGCAACAAGCGCAACCAGCTTGACGGGGCCTTCGTGCGGCGTTTCCAGGCCATCATCCACTTTCCCATCCCGCGGCCGGAAGAACGCTACCGGATCTGGAGCGGTGCCTTCCCGCCGCAGGTTGAGATCGCACCCGAAATCGACTGGCGGCAGATTGCGTCGAAGTACGAGCTCTCCGGCGCCGGGATAATGAACGTCATGCAGTACTGTGCCCTGGAGGTGTTGGCCGACCAGTCGCGCCGCCTGGATCTCAAAAGGCTGGAAGGGGCGATATTGAGGGAGTACGTGAAGGAAGGAAAGGTCGTGTGAAGAAGAGGCCGTTCTAAGTTCTACGTTCTATGTTCTATGTTAGAAGCCTGGTCTTTAACTTAGAACGTAGAACATAGAACGTAGAACCTCGCTTCTTAAAACCTTCTGCTGTCGTATGCCCAGTGCAAAAGCGCCTGGCGCTGCCTGCGGCGGCAGGTGAGCACTCCTTCCGGGCAGTTATTCCTGATCTGGGCGATGTGCCTCGTCATCGCCTTCCACCGCTTGATCTGCCGCGCGTCATCCGGGCACCTGCGCCCCATATAGTAGCGGCAGTACCACTGAAACCAGCCGCGCGGGTCGTCGCTATAGATCCACCCTTTCTCGCGCCAGTACGAAAGCGGCTTCGATGCATTCACCCCGAAAAAGTTGTACTCAGCCACATGCCGCTCGTGACAGAGCCTCGCTTTCTCAAACCAGTCCTCGGGAAACTCATCCCGGCAATCGGTCATGTACTTGCCGCCAAAAACTCCCATCTCCAGCATCTCTTTAGGCGTCAGATCGGGTTTGAACTCCGGATTGAAGTTCTCACCAGCCGGCTCGGTACGGTAATAGACGTAGTCTCTCTGCATCATGTCATTGACACAAACACGAATCTTTTTCACTTTGACTTTGACTCTCCATGGAAAGCGGTAGAATATCCCGACAAAATGTACAGTGACCGGCTGCAGTGTCAAGCAGAGGAACAGGCATATATTCACATTCAGGAGGCAGCGTCGCCATGGTGAGTATCGAAGAAGCACAGCGGATCATCCTGGAACAGATCGTTCCGCTCGAGATCGAGAAAGTGACCGTCTTCCACGGACTGAACCGCATCACGCCTGAGGATCACATAGCACCGTGGGACATCCCCGCCGCGGACAACTCGGCGATGGACGGCTTCGCCTTTCTCCACTCGTCGGTCCAGAACAACCGGCTGAGCGTCTGCGGCTTTCTCCCCGCCGGTGAAGTGCGCAGCGAGGCGGTGCCGCCGGGTAGCGCGGTGCGCATCATGACCGGTGCCCCGATCCCGCCGGGGTGCGACACCGTGGTGCCGATCGAGGACGTGGAAACGGACGGCGACGCCATCGTCATCCGAGGCAAGGTGAAAGCAGGCGACCATGTCCGCCGGCGCGGCGAGGACATCTCCCGCGGCGACGTCGTCATCCCGACCGGCTCGCTCTTGCGCCCGCAGGAGATCGGCATGCTATCCGCCATGGGCAACACCTCGCTCGCCGTGTACCGGCGCACCCGCGTCGCCATCCTCGCCACCGGCGACGAACTTCTCGAGCCCGGGGCCACGCCCGAACCGGGCAAACTCATCAACAGCAACAGCTACAGCCTGGCCGCACAGGTGCTCGACGCCGGCGGCGACCCGGTGCTCCTCGGTATCGCCACCGACAACCTCGAGGCCACCTGCGAAAAGATAAGAGCGGGGCTCAACGCGGACTTCCTTGTCATAACCGGCG from Geomonas ferrireducens includes these protein-coding regions:
- a CDS encoding contractile injection system tape measure protein; protein product: MPHVIRKKRLHVEFDGPESEVSALQRRLERFCYDCLVPVMEVALNGQIPEDEHLLMEEVVIDAGTIPLDRMELDLTGTVQEGLRQALREELLAPRTGSRRRNNLQAMTEVFLHFLEYGSLPWWFQLPAGRDLQQVLLERWQDPKLPAGAVSLVLEDALVTLRREEARTRLVLQFSETFCSFLLSLVAPSAALRVQAVLDGLEGTGAPAERLLPMRRKLWDHAFAAAASHCGVTERELVRHAWFESPCALRATPGLAAALERQWPEVTQRDKKGPRAPSEGESAAPLDKNTSTPARTPKAIRQDQEAIEELYIDHAGLVLLHPYLPQLFESQQIAKGNRIIDQERCLAMLHYLAAGDVDQPEHLLVLPKLLCNIPLHVPAAKDTELSDEEREECDALLYVMLQHWGALRNSSADGLRGSFLMRQAKLTMCENDEWLLQVERNSYDILLDQLPYSISMVKLPWMEKLLWVQWD
- a CDS encoding ATP-binding protein, which translates into the protein MSKDRKAQHPSAEAANLGLALDWIEQLVTGYLALRFERAESFEPPPLEFCSEDSPLELFIKSQDPGMEEFAVVMMALAPHLRPGFYNRILAQFLPEGGEVHEFGGARGADHRAILPTGETAQFILAGNDVRKRIEVQRMFGAEHWFAKKKVVWLDTVRPGEPMMSGRLCIDPELVEWVTLGTVGKPRFGIEFPAQAIETEMGWEDLVLHPDTLRQIREIESWVRHKDVLMEEWGMKKKLAHGYRAFFHGPPGTGKTLTATLLGKYTGRDVFRIDLSRVVSKYIGETEKNLALLFEKAEYKEWILFFDEADALFGKRTDVRDAHDRFANQEISYLLQRIEQYRGLVILASNKRNQLDGAFVRRFQAIIHFPIPRPEERYRIWSGAFPPQVEIAPEIDWRQIASKYELSGAGIMNVMQYCALEVLADQSRRLDLKRLEGAILREYVKEGKVV
- a CDS encoding molybdopterin molybdotransferase MoeA; its protein translation is MVSIEEAQRIILEQIVPLEIEKVTVFHGLNRITPEDHIAPWDIPAADNSAMDGFAFLHSSVQNNRLSVCGFLPAGEVRSEAVPPGSAVRIMTGAPIPPGCDTVVPIEDVETDGDAIVIRGKVKAGDHVRRRGEDISRGDVVIPTGSLLRPQEIGMLSAMGNTSLAVYRRTRVAILATGDELLEPGATPEPGKLINSNSYSLAAQVLDAGGDPVLLGIATDNLEATCEKIRAGLNADFLVITGGVSVGDRDFVKAAIEELGGSVNFWKVNMKPGKPLAYATLQGKPVFALPGNPVAAMVSFELFVRPSLLKAMGHRRVFRPTVLAELQEPAVNKGTRPHLVRGIVSKCDGRYLVSTTGNQSSGRLSSLTLGNGLMKLAPESRIEPGNEVEVMLLDRNFEMGLLQE
- a CDS encoding eCIS core domain-containing protein, with amino-acid sequence MKSCAEKSSSASTASAQVAREPFLSPAVQRKMTVSKPGDKLEQQADRTADQVMRMTAPGGPKEEIPRQQEPLQRQEDRLQKQGNEEKVRRLPDERLQRQEERLQKQGTEERLQKQQDDKPQREQDRLSRQGNEEKLRRKEDEKLGKEGADKDNVQRAEAGAPPAVGEATQSAVKSGASGGRPLASEVRDFMEPRFGSDFGAVRVHDDEHSARLSNDLSARAFTYGNHVFFSRDAYQPGTSDGKRLLAHELAHTVQQGEGVARQGNPHKEKRDESRIMRAPTPAPPKAAPAADAGPVSSEVVDLSSSIFAPSQKVKDEIEASKYKGLEVRVIVKGLTAEGRVKVRMDSKKNLDSVGKGTMPLQNPWTDQIGGMHINFNIKNNEVTGGYASLKPKGGDTNDWLRALQKNAELLGGLGLKVERLPKPKNTFESGKLTLGVENLKVEIGGFLDADFNILVENVAKPKIDASATVDVKGMVKGDLKVDNTKGPLTGQLTLAVSHKSFSGSATVTYKPDGSVDIGGKAAYNADKLSGEVSFIATDLDSANKFAKDAIAAAGGKENIEATGPPPPIPAPKPEKKNRAIAATGQLQFHLTQWFAGTVWVVVDGRGLLTVVSKIAPPGEIPLFPQKNFDREIVKLEAKAYYGIPVVGNLNLFANISLWALARLGPAKIYNIEILGTYSTDPEVQKFIQISASFNISAYAGLRLRAEGGAGIEIASHDLKFGVGIQVDVGLMAYADARPTIGYRDPGVFYVGGTLDIVAQPMLDLGGDFFIALEAPWWSPISDHRWTWPLFSKQWPLSDPVGISAVVKEYVLGSGTVPEIELKKPEFDPSKFMTSMVDDKLPEKSGAKGSGSGTFKDDGSIPPPTIPPKKPAPKKPEAKPTKKGKTPPAGTKSAKPDPKAAKDQETAKIFQAAAKPLGSLRSGGPFTRAMLDAELGKIKGSVKGVTFDVQAKGENWLVTPKAGGKSAKPVQLKGKGIDKDAKEGKKDARSDAQKQADLDAALADATALLEDENKDAAEIKQALPAIKTKYHLILIELVEADADEDEVYDSIRATVNPTKSGTKKKRLRKHKSQYVTRKGHQYVLKPEFSTKEYIRDSFYAKGYRTDVYEWRDDQVNDPKKLRHPTKPNLYKWNNKWWDKTLKYKESPTIDHKKQAVVQHWNETGRTTYHKKRLDYFNDIKGMEVVPYSENSSMGSKLPDSYSKRVTIKFRGPGEGT